The sequence TTGCGAATCACCGTCGGGCCATAGGACTGGAATGCCGAGATGAACCGCTCGCAGAGCTTGGCATCGGCCACCAGGAAGAGCGCCGAGGAGTCGCGCGGCAGCTTCTTCTTGATGTCGTCAAACCGCATCAAGTCCTCTTCGTAGCCTGAGGCCTTCTCGCCGGCCTCTATGGAGCCCTCGAGCGCAGCGAAGGGCATCAGCAGGGGACCAAAGAAGTTGGCGAGCACGTATCCGGTCATCTCCCCTGCGGAGCTGGCCGCCGAGGTGATGTCGCCCTCGCGGTAGGTGAAGGCTCGGTCCAGGAACGTGCCGCGGATCGTGACCCGTCCGATCAGGGGCCGAGAGACAACGCCCACCTCGTGAAGCCACGGCTCCTTAGTGCCCTTCTCGTCGATGACCTTGCCGAGAGTCTGTTCCGCTACGTGTGCCCCATCGAATCTCAACGCGCAGATCTCCATTTTCCAATCTCCTCCTGACCCCGGGTGCGAAGCGTGCTGCCCCACGAAGCTAGGCAGCCCCACATCGAAAACCCTGCCGGCCGAACCCATGCGGGGCGAGTGTTTGCTCGCGGGTTCGTCTTCTCGCGGCCCGCCGGGTGGCCGTGGCACGCGACCTAACCTGCCGAGGCGCGCTCGGACCACTCGGTGTGGGTCGCGCGGTCCGTCCCACCCGAGGACACGACCGGGGAGGCGCCCCTGCCGCGACGAGGTGACACGCCGCCCGGCGGTCAGGCCGGCCTTCCAGGAAGCCGGGTTGGTTGCAGCCGGGACGAGCGCTCGTTGACGAGGTCACGGCGCATGCCAACCGTGGACGGTGGCCGGCGGAAGGGACCTGCGCCCCGGTCGGAAGGAACGGCCTATGAACAAGTTCGTGGTCGTCGTCGTGTCTGAGGAGTCAAAGGCCTATGAAGCGCTACAAGCCCTCCGCGCGCTTCACGATGAAGGAGAGCTCACGCTCTATGGCACCGTGGTGGCAAGGCGTGGGGCCGAGGGCAAGCTCTTCATCAAGGAGCGCAATGACGAAGGGCCCCTCGGCACGGGGGTGGGCGCGCTGACAGGCGTCCTGATCGGCGCGCTTGGCGGCCCGGCGGGCATTGCTGCGGGCTTGGCGAGCGGAGGCATCGTGGGCGCGGTGCGCGACGTGCTCCACGCCGACGTCAGCGAGGATTTCCTCGACGACATCGCACGTCGGATCAAGCCCGGCGACTTTGCGGTGATCGCCGAGGTGTCCGAGGAGTGGATGGCCCCGCTCGACACCCGGATCCAGGCGCTGGGCGGAACGGTGATTCGCGAGGGAAGGAGCGACTTCGAGGGTGAAAAGCTCCGGCAGGTGGCCGAGTACCGGAGAAAGGAGTTCGCCCAGCGAAAAGCGGAGCACGCGAGCGGCAAGGCGAAACGCATGGAGTCCCAACTGGAGGCCGACCTTCACGACGCGGAGGAGAAGCTGCGCCGCACCGCCGAGAAGGCGCGCTACAGCCTGGCCCAGACCCGCGTCGAGGCCGAAGCCAAGGTGAAGGCGCTGGAAGAACAGGCGGCCAAAGCCAAACCGGAGGTTCGCAGCGAGCTGCAGAAGCGCATCGCCGAGTTGCGCAACGACTACGAGACCCGCGAGGGAAAGCTGCGGCAGGCCTACGAGCTCACGCAAGAGGCCCTGTCGCACTAGCTCGTCCTCGCACCTCGGTTTCGAATGTGCGCTCCCACAGCGCGCTCGACGCGAGCCAAGATGGAGGCACGTCCAGGGCGCCTTCGCGCTCACGCCAAGGATCGAAAGCGCGAGGTCACCCATGCGAATCGCGCACGTCTCCGATCTCCACGTCCTTTCGAAGTTCGGCGACGAGTGGCGCCGCGCCCTCTTCAACAAGCGCATTACCGGCTACGTCAACGTGCTGATGCATCGCGGCCGGGTGTACCGTCGCGACTACCTGCGCGCCGTGCTCGCCGAAGCCGCGCGCCAGGCCGAGCACGTCGTGGTCACCGGCGACATCACCAACCTCTCGCACGAGAGCGAGTACGCCGAGGCCCGGAAGATCCTCAGCGAGTTGGGCGCGCGCGTCGAGGTGACGGTGGTGCCGGGTAACCACGACATCTACCTGCCGGAGATTGCGCAGCATCAGCGCTTCTCGCACCACTTCGAACCCTTCCTGAAGAGCGACCTGCCGGAGGCGGCGGTCGAGGTCGCGGCGGGTCGATTCCCGGTGGTCAAGCTCCGGGGCTCGGTGGCGCTGATCGGGCTCTCCACCGCCGTGCCCAGGCCGCCCTTCGTCTCGGCCGGCCGGCTCGGGAAGGCGCAGCTCGCCGCTCTGAAGTCCGTGCTCTCGCGGCCCGAGGTGGCTACGCGAACGCCGGTGGTTCTCCTCCACCACGACC comes from Deltaproteobacteria bacterium and encodes:
- a CDS encoding DUF1269 domain-containing protein is translated as MGVVSRPLIGRVTIRGTFLDRAFTYREGDITSAASSAGEMTGYVLANFFGPLLMPFAALEGSIEAGEKASGYEEDLMRFDDIKKKLPRDSSALFLVADAKLCERFISAFQSYGPTVIRKELEAELTRRFEDLSRRVGNAFREAAAEHAPPVH
- a CDS encoding DUF1269 domain-containing protein; the encoded protein is MNKFVVVVVSEESKAYEALQALRALHDEGELTLYGTVVARRGAEGKLFIKERNDEGPLGTGVGALTGVLIGALGGPAGIAAGLASGGIVGAVRDVLHADVSEDFLDDIARRIKPGDFAVIAEVSEEWMAPLDTRIQALGGTVIREGRSDFEGEKLRQVAEYRRKEFAQRKAEHASGKAKRMESQLEADLHDAEEKLRRTAEKARYSLAQTRVEAEAKVKALEEQAAKAKPEVRSELQKRIAELRNDYETREGKLRQAYELTQEALSH
- a CDS encoding metallophosphoesterase; the protein is MRIAHVSDLHVLSKFGDEWRRALFNKRITGYVNVLMHRGRVYRRDYLRAVLAEAARQAEHVVVTGDITNLSHESEYAEARKILSELGARVEVTVVPGNHDIYLPEIAQHQRFSHHFEPFLKSDLPEAAVEVAAGRFPVVKLRGSVALIGLSTAVPRPPFVSAGRLGKAQLAALKSVLSRPEVATRTPVVLLHHDPLDTPVRFEQLRSGLVDAGALRSELSHLRRGLILFGHLHVRRHSRLETGAGALDVVCASGASLDHRDPRVAAGFNLYDIADDGAVGDLEAWVLDPETERFSRGPIPPGGPS